In Salvelinus namaycush isolate Seneca chromosome 37, SaNama_1.0, whole genome shotgun sequence, the following are encoded in one genomic region:
- the LOC120030920 gene encoding uncharacterized protein LOC120030920 — protein sequence MKAVKDIHFHQLMERDSEIPADGVPVKDGEQLSMEDTTSILPRLKRNNSNNYGIGALAKSSLTGVSGVNRSMKDKVTKPTSMAQGRMAHMIEWQNWDMSVVGPGGVSVPRKSTAEQEMERRLESDAYSDLSDGEKEARFAAGILQQFAISQATLMAWTSMDGESLRSGSNQGSVAHLSEVNQESITSRDQILHHSSADMWPNTYVAQGLYCLSSSDAWEPISNEPSGVASPAAGSYVMQQGGTSCDGYDGNALLQQQQQQQQQFNLQQQSQLQQLQQLQQIQHYQQQQLLYQQQQSLEQRLHSANHSLQATPNSTIHSLAPATHAPLVDLWGAGQTESYHADIGGYNIGVAAVVEAALNVPSGEEGAGTDHSPLLEQQEEEDELKDEEVTLCMEPESATLTQREEAITSGGSSPGQRSPGRSSPGQPPAQQITERKASDVSCGGIQMLEEKEEKQVSTVAAMATN from the exons CGGCAGATGGAGTGCCAGTAAAGGATGGGGAACAG CTGTCTATGGAAGACACCACGTCCATCCTGCCTCGTCTGAAGAGAAACAACTCCAATAACTATGGGATCGGTGCTCTGGCTAAGTCCTCACTGACAGgtgtgtcag GTGTGAATCGCTCCATGAAGGACAAGGTGACCAAGCCTACATCCATGGCCCAAGGCCGGATGGCACACATGATCGAGTGGCAGAACTGGGATATGTCTGTGGTGGGCCCGGGGGGCGTCTCCGTCCCACGCAAGTCCACGGCAGAGCAGGAGATGGAGAGACGGTTGGAGAGCGACGCCTACAGCGACCTCAGCGACGGGGAGAAGGAGGCTCGCTTCGCCGCAG GTATCCTGCAGCAGTTTGCCATCTCCCAGGCAACGCTCATGGCCTGGACCTCCATGGATGGAGAGAGCCTGAGGTCAGGGTCCAACCAGGGCAGTGTGGCCCACCTCAGCGAGGTTAACCAGGAGAGCATCACCAGCCGAG ACCAGATATTGCACCACTCTTCTGCGGACATGTGGCCCAACACCTATGTCGCCCAGGGCCTctactgcctctcctcctctgacGCCTGGGAGCCAATCAGCAATGAGCCCTCCGGAGTGGCCTCTCCCGCTGCTGGCTCCTACGTGATGCAGCAGGGCGGGACTTCCTGTGATGGGTATGATGGGAACGCGttgctgcagcagcagcagcagcagcagcagcagttcaACCTACAGCAGCAGAGTCAGCTCCAGCAGCTGCAGCAGCTACAACAGATACAGCACTACCAGCAACAGCAGCTCCTGTATCAGCAACAACAG TCTCTGGAGCAAAGGCTGCACAGCGCCAACCACTCGTTGCAAGCCACGCCCAACAGCACCATCCACAGCCTGGCCCCTGCCACCCACGCCCCATTGGTGGACCTGTGGGgggctggtcagacagagtcctaTCACGCGGATATTGGAGGGTACAACATAGGCGTGGCAGCGGTGGTGGAGGCGGCTTTGAATGTTCCGTCTGGGGAAGAGGGGGCGGGGACAGACCATTCCCCTCTGCtggagcagcaggaggaggaggatgaactGAAG GACGAGGAGGTGACACTCTGCATGGAGCCGGAGTCTGCCACtctaacacagagagaggaagccaTCACCTCCGGGGGCAGTAGTCCTGGGCAACGTAGTCCGGGGCGCAGTAGTCCGGGGCAACCACCAGCACAGCAAATCACAGAGCGGAAGGCCTCTGATGTCAGCTGTGGAGGCATCCAGATgctggaggagaaggaagagaagcaGGTGTCCACTGTTGCTGCCATGGCAACCAACTGA